A stretch of the Haloplanus aerogenes genome encodes the following:
- a CDS encoding DUF5789 family protein — protein MSERVKLSRVESAFERLDYPVTRDDAAAEFVDVTVTFADGEANLGELVSEVGSDAFHGPDELHAELQNVLPVEAVGEPGQSDGDA, from the coding sequence ATGAGCGAACGCGTGAAACTGAGCCGAGTCGAGTCCGCGTTCGAGCGACTCGACTACCCGGTCACCCGCGACGACGCAGCCGCCGAATTCGTCGACGTCACCGTCACCTTCGCGGACGGCGAGGCCAACCTCGGGGAACTCGTCTCCGAAGTCGGGAGCGACGCTTTCCACGGTCCCGACGAACTGCACGCCGAACTCCAGAACGTCCTCCCGGTCGAGGCGGTGGGCGAACCCGGGCAGTCGGACGGCGACGCGTAG
- a CDS encoding LURP-one-related/scramblase family protein, which translates to MSEPSTSASGSSPYDISTVNLDDDRYEVKQSAVRNKYTVRDSTGEVVLRGKQKMFKMKEEFPFVTGDGEDAFTVKAGGIMDVAGNYAITDSGTGNEVVVLDEDFSLFVENWTIRDPETGEALATIRSKSKLFAALRHLISIANLIPNKYEIFDADGEHVGDIEGQLSLRDTYTVSIDDASSIPKEAVVAAACILDALENQ; encoded by the coding sequence ATGTCCGAGCCCTCCACGTCCGCATCGGGATCGTCACCGTACGATATCTCCACAGTCAATCTCGACGATGACCGCTACGAGGTCAAGCAGTCGGCGGTACGGAACAAGTACACCGTCCGCGACAGTACCGGTGAGGTCGTCCTGCGCGGGAAGCAGAAGATGTTCAAGATGAAAGAGGAGTTCCCGTTCGTAACCGGCGATGGCGAGGACGCGTTCACGGTGAAAGCGGGCGGCATCATGGACGTGGCCGGGAACTACGCAATCACGGATTCGGGGACCGGCAACGAGGTCGTCGTCCTCGACGAGGACTTCTCGTTGTTCGTGGAGAACTGGACGATCCGTGACCCCGAGACGGGGGAAGCGCTGGCGACCATTCGATCGAAGAGCAAACTTTTCGCAGCGCTCCGGCACCTCATCTCCATCGCGAACCTCATTCCGAACAAGTACGAGATATTCGACGCCGACGGCGAGCATGTCGGCGACATCGAGGGACAGCTCTCGCTGCGGGATACCTACACGGTCAGCATCGACGACGCCAGCTCGATCCCGAAAGAGGCGGTCGTCGCCGCCGCGTGTATTCTCGACGCTCTCGAAAACCAGTAA
- a CDS encoding antitoxin VapB family protein: MASKNIAIKEDVYERLKAHKRGGESFSETLDRLLHELDSDWRTNAGFLTDEEAAELEAEVVRGLEDLGESFDGLGDEIDERLSGES, translated from the coding sequence GTGGCCTCGAAGAATATCGCGATCAAGGAAGACGTCTACGAGCGGCTCAAGGCGCACAAACGAGGGGGCGAGAGTTTTAGTGAGACCCTCGATCGCCTTCTCCACGAACTCGATTCCGATTGGCGGACGAACGCAGGCTTTCTCACAGACGAGGAGGCCGCCGAACTCGAAGCAGAAGTCGTCCGGGGCCTCGAAGATCTCGGCGAATCGTTCGACGGACTCGGCGACGAGATCGATGAGCGCCTCTCGGGAGAATCGTGA
- a CDS encoding PIN domain-containing protein, with product MKLVDASFLIDYAKGDDAAIAYLITHDDEEIGASTIVLSELYRGLMITQEMPQEEAMSKYEWVEPVSFTNTAAAEAAKIYAELRADGEMINKSDIYIAGTARSLGVPLVVGDDHFSSIDDLDIETYRG from the coding sequence GTGAAGCTCGTCGACGCCTCGTTTCTGATCGACTACGCCAAAGGTGACGACGCTGCAATCGCCTACCTGATTACCCACGACGACGAGGAGATCGGCGCGTCGACGATCGTTCTGTCCGAACTCTACCGCGGGCTGATGATCACGCAGGAGATGCCTCAGGAAGAGGCGATGTCGAAGTACGAATGGGTAGAACCGGTGTCGTTCACAAATACGGCCGCCGCGGAAGCGGCCAAAATCTATGCCGAACTACGTGCCGATGGAGAGATGATCAACAAGAGCGATATTTACATCGCCGGGACTGCGCGCTCCCTCGGTGTTCCGCTCGTCGTCGGCGACGACCATTTCAGTTCCATCGACGATTTAGACATCGAAACGTACCGAGGATAG